One genomic region from Leptospiraceae bacterium encodes:
- a CDS encoding PAS domain S-box protein: protein MNNEKSKLILLVEDDIIISKVQSKVISKFGYSIVTAGSGEEAVFCIKQNHEIDLVIMDIDLGDGIDGTEAAKQILKLKSLPIVFHTSHSEKEMVERVRGITRYGYVIKNSGNFVLQSSIEMAFELYEAHKKTQESEESLSTTLQSIGDAVIATDINGKIIRMNGIAEKMTAWTFNEARGQSLINIFRAINLKTRLPIENPVEVVLKEKKIVRISEHTALLSKDNREYLISDSAAPIKDKNGNIQGVILVFSDITDKYYAEEALKRSEERLQLTLECTNIGVWDWDIVHDKWYASPSFYSMLGYKAEVEASDKDIWNQRIHPEDRQLAKKVIKEALIGKEESYQYEARMLHRNGTYRWHNVFGYIIDRDSTGYATRLVGIRIDITEKKLSEISLKESEKFFTAIFEQAIVGVAEIDTDTGRFLNVNKKYADIVGYSVEEMLELDFLKITHPQDLEIDLQFMKQLKSNEIREFCMDKRYFHKDGGIRWVNLSVTPLWRLGQKPDKHIAIVQDITEKKLAEENIQNVQRTLSTLISNLQGLAYRCKNDKKWTMEFMSEGIKELSGYSAEDFVENKTLSYNDVIHPEDTEYVFNEVQKAVRNRKHFTLTYRIIDSSEREKWVLEKGLPIFSSEGDLLSIEGFITDITERKMAELEISRLLEEKEIILKEVHHRVKNNMMAIHSLLSIHANISDNPKTYEILQDAARRIHSMASLYDKLFHSSNFTDMSLQDYLKPLIYEITSTVSHSIELSIHTDFEEIIVQAKKLFSLGIVINEIITNSLKYAFTETKKGTLSISAQKKEKQVFITVIDDGKGFSITDSHKGFGMKLIGMLMKQLNGSFYIESNQGTRVYLEFQG, encoded by the coding sequence ATGAATAATGAAAAGTCTAAACTGATTCTTCTGGTAGAAGATGATATTATTATATCTAAAGTTCAATCCAAGGTTATCAGTAAGTTTGGTTATAGTATTGTGACTGCCGGTAGCGGCGAAGAAGCAGTATTTTGTATCAAGCAAAACCATGAGATTGATTTGGTGATAATGGATATCGATCTGGGCGATGGAATTGACGGAACCGAAGCAGCAAAACAAATTTTAAAATTAAAGTCTCTGCCTATAGTATTTCATACTTCGCATTCTGAAAAGGAAATGGTCGAACGTGTAAGAGGAATCACACGATACGGCTATGTCATAAAAAATTCAGGGAACTTTGTATTACAATCCTCGATTGAAATGGCTTTTGAATTATATGAAGCCCATAAAAAGACTCAGGAGAGCGAAGAATCTCTCTCCACCACATTGCAGTCTATTGGTGATGCTGTTATTGCAACTGACATAAACGGGAAAATAATCCGTATGAATGGAATCGCAGAGAAAATGACTGCTTGGACCTTTAATGAAGCCAGAGGTCAATCTCTCATAAATATTTTTAGAGCTATTAATCTCAAAACCAGACTTCCGATTGAAAATCCGGTAGAAGTTGTATTAAAAGAAAAAAAAATTGTTCGAATCTCGGAACATACTGCTCTTTTAAGTAAAGATAATAGGGAGTATTTAATATCCGACAGTGCAGCTCCCATAAAAGATAAAAATGGAAATATACAGGGAGTAATTCTTGTTTTTTCAGATATTACGGATAAATACTATGCCGAAGAAGCCTTAAAGAGAAGTGAAGAAAGACTTCAACTTACATTAGAATGTACAAATATTGGGGTCTGGGATTGGGACATTGTTCATGATAAATGGTATGCTTCTCCATCTTTTTACAGTATGCTTGGCTACAAAGCGGAAGTTGAAGCATCCGATAAAGACATTTGGAACCAGAGAATCCACCCGGAAGACAGGCAATTAGCGAAAAAAGTTATTAAAGAAGCTCTTATAGGAAAGGAAGAAAGCTATCAATACGAAGCGAGGATGTTACATAGAAATGGCACTTATAGATGGCACAATGTATTTGGCTATATTATAGATAGGGATTCTACTGGTTATGCGACCCGCCTGGTGGGAATTCGCATCGATATAACTGAAAAGAAACTTTCAGAAATAAGTTTGAAAGAGAGTGAAAAATTTTTTACAGCTATTTTTGAACAGGCTATAGTTGGTGTTGCAGAAATTGATACTGACACAGGTAGGTTTTTAAACGTTAATAAAAAATATGCTGACATTGTCGGATATTCAGTTGAAGAAATGCTTGAATTAGATTTTCTTAAAATAACCCATCCGCAGGATCTTGAAATTGATCTACAGTTTATGAAACAGCTTAAAAGCAATGAGATACGGGAATTTTGCATGGATAAACGTTATTTCCATAAAGATGGTGGAATTCGCTGGGTAAACTTAAGTGTAACTCCTCTCTGGAGACTCGGACAGAAACCGGATAAGCACATAGCTATTGTTCAAGATATAACAGAGAAAAAGTTAGCTGAGGAAAATATACAAAATGTACAAAGGACTCTATCTACACTTATCTCGAATTTGCAGGGTTTAGCGTATCGTTGTAAAAACGATAAAAAATGGACTATGGAGTTTATGAGTGAGGGGATAAAAGAACTATCCGGTTATTCAGCAGAAGACTTCGTAGAAAACAAAACCCTATCTTATAATGATGTAATTCATCCGGAAGATACGGAATATGTATTTAATGAAGTACAAAAAGCTGTAAGAAACAGAAAGCATTTCACTTTAACCTATAGAATCATCGATTCGAGTGAAAGAGAAAAGTGGGTCTTAGAAAAAGGTCTCCCCATATTTTCTTCTGAAGGAGATTTGCTTTCTATAGAGGGTTTTATAACCGATATAACAGAAAGAAAAATGGCTGAGTTAGAGATAAGCAGACTGTTAGAAGAAAAAGAAATTATTTTAAAGGAAGTCCACCACAGAGTCAAAAATAATATGATGGCAATTCACAGTCTTTTATCGATCCATGCGAACATATCCGATAATCCGAAGACTTATGAAATTTTACAGGATGCAGCCAGAAGAATCCATAGTATGGCATCTTTATACGATAAATTATTCCACAGTTCAAATTTTACTGATATGTCCTTACAGGACTATTTAAAACCTCTAATATATGAAATCACAAGTACTGTAAGTCACTCAATAGAGCTCAGTATTCATACTGACTTCGAAGAAATTATCGTTCAGGCGAAAAAGTTGTTTTCTTTGGGAATTGTGATAAATGAGATTATCACTAATTCATTGAAATATGCTTTTACCGAGACAAAGAAAGGAACTTTAAGCATTTCAGCCCAAAAAAAAGAAAAGCAGGTTTTCATCACAGTAATAGATGATGGCAAGGGTTTTTCAATAACTGATAGCCATAAAGGATTCGGTATGAAGCTCATCGGAATGCTAATGAAACAACTAAATGGAAGCTTTTATATAGAAAGCAATCAAGGCACCCGAGTGTATCTAGAATTTCAGGGATAA
- a CDS encoding SpoIIE family protein phosphatase: protein MSLISDQINFAPFFFTLFVYHFFKDTYPKERKIFFYLAGFINIVLLFYSIYTALNGKIEFSPDWELYYTRYSQKGTEELFSIFLLLQYAFVLVLIVRKAQLLKGRVARTLHLFNILVIAQLFLSASALFNGMGLFSNTSHVFVLTSGSIIISFSIVIVYFNNSRLFSSFLSKASAASLSLFFLFVSVSAILTGNGLKESYQNRLYSEFKILQKKTSIQNVYYYCEEKLNTKLKLNSPYFRITYSTFPQKKFFYEIFERNENKTCYYKKNYLEYRKELHDVFIQYLMLLFALTILSLLLLPVFFYRTITRPMRYLLAGMQEINRRNFEVEVPVFMRDEIGYLANSFNHMTNTIKDLTQNLEIKVKNRTRRLEKSFIHMKSLKVKQDADYYLSSLLLRPFSSINCKSSIVRVTKFQKQFKSIFFNHKFHEIGGDICIADEIFSSKNRYCIFANADAMGKSLQGAGGALVFGVAVKTHIEEAKRSSEFNPEIWIRKVYMELQKLFLSFEGTMLLSFVMGIVNERTGEVHFINIEHPRAVLYRDGIASFMENESSQAKLGHFFAKLIPEIQEFQLQENDIIIVGSDGRDDILIGDEASEINYDHNDFLTRVEEGKGDLKEIYNTIKNRGRLTDDLSLMKIEYSNQKANR, encoded by the coding sequence ATGTCCCTCATCAGTGACCAAATAAATTTTGCTCCTTTCTTTTTTACTCTGTTTGTTTATCACTTCTTCAAAGATACTTATCCGAAAGAAAGAAAGATTTTCTTTTATCTTGCCGGTTTCATAAATATTGTTTTATTATTTTATTCTATTTATACTGCTTTAAATGGGAAGATTGAGTTTTCACCGGATTGGGAGCTATATTATACCAGATATTCTCAAAAAGGGACAGAAGAATTATTTTCTATATTTCTTCTTCTGCAATATGCTTTTGTTCTCGTACTCATTGTAAGAAAAGCTCAACTTTTAAAAGGACGAGTTGCCAGAACTTTACATCTCTTTAATATACTGGTTATAGCTCAACTGTTTCTTTCTGCCTCAGCTTTGTTTAATGGAATGGGTTTGTTTTCGAATACATCCCATGTTTTTGTACTTACCAGTGGTTCTATCATCATCTCTTTTTCTATTGTAATTGTATATTTCAATAACTCAAGATTGTTCTCCAGCTTTTTATCTAAAGCTTCGGCTGCTTCTCTTTCTTTATTTTTTCTTTTCGTTTCTGTTTCTGCTATCCTTACGGGTAATGGTCTAAAAGAATCATATCAAAACAGGCTTTATTCTGAGTTTAAAATTCTGCAAAAAAAAACATCTATTCAAAATGTATACTATTATTGTGAAGAGAAGCTAAATACAAAACTTAAACTAAATAGTCCATACTTTAGGATCACTTATTCAACATTTCCACAGAAGAAATTTTTTTATGAAATATTTGAAAGGAATGAAAATAAAACTTGCTATTATAAAAAAAATTATTTAGAATATCGTAAAGAATTACATGATGTTTTTATTCAATATCTTATGCTATTATTTGCTTTAACTATACTATCTTTGTTATTACTTCCGGTATTTTTCTATCGAACCATCACCAGACCTATGAGGTATCTTCTGGCCGGAATGCAGGAAATTAATCGTCGTAATTTTGAAGTAGAAGTTCCTGTTTTCATGAGAGATGAAATTGGGTATCTCGCTAATTCCTTTAATCATATGACCAATACCATCAAGGATCTAACCCAAAATCTTGAAATAAAGGTAAAGAATAGAACGAGAAGACTTGAAAAAAGTTTTATACATATGAAGTCTTTAAAGGTGAAGCAGGATGCAGACTACTATTTAAGTTCACTTCTTCTTCGACCCTTCTCTTCTATTAACTGTAAAAGTTCTATTGTAAGAGTTACTAAATTTCAAAAACAATTTAAGAGTATCTTTTTTAATCATAAGTTTCATGAGATAGGAGGAGATATTTGTATTGCCGATGAAATCTTCTCCAGTAAAAATCGTTATTGCATTTTTGCAAATGCCGATGCTATGGGGAAGTCTTTGCAGGGTGCCGGGGGGGCTCTGGTTTTTGGAGTAGCGGTAAAAACTCATATTGAAGAAGCAAAACGCAGTTCTGAGTTTAATCCTGAAATATGGATTCGAAAAGTTTATATGGAACTTCAAAAGCTTTTTTTATCCTTTGAAGGGACTATGCTATTATCCTTTGTGATGGGAATTGTAAATGAGAGAACAGGAGAAGTGCATTTCATTAATATAGAGCATCCCAGGGCGGTTTTATACAGAGATGGAATCGCAAGTTTTATGGAAAACGAATCTTCTCAAGCAAAATTAGGTCATTTTTTTGCGAAGCTGATTCCTGAAATTCAAGAATTTCAATTACAAGAAAATGATATAATTATTGTGGGAAGTGACGGAAGAGATGATATACTGATAGGAGATGAAGCCTCTGAAATCAATTACGATCATAATGATTTTTTAACAAGGGTGGAGGAAGGTAAGGGAGATCTTAAAGAAATATATAATACCATCAAAAACAGGGGAAGGCTTACTGACGATTTAAGTCTAATGAAAATTGAATATAGCAATCAGAAGGCTAATCGATGA
- a CDS encoding 2-C-methyl-D-erythritol 2,4-cyclodiphosphate synthase: MYRIGNGIDFHRLELNENRPLILGAYIIESEYALVGHSDADIILHALADAILGALAMGDIGEHFPDTDPANKNLDSSIILKHALSIMKDKHYELENIDITVIAQIPRLSPHKNDIRNALAHLLNLSKDHISLKATTTEKMDDIGKGLGISCYAVVLLKKFLHKFQ; encoded by the coding sequence ATGTATAGAATTGGAAATGGGATAGATTTTCATAGATTAGAGTTAAACGAAAATAGACCTCTTATTTTGGGTGCTTATATCATCGAGTCTGAGTATGCCCTTGTTGGACATTCTGATGCTGATATCATTCTCCATGCTCTTGCCGATGCAATTTTGGGGGCACTCGCTATGGGGGATATCGGAGAACATTTTCCGGATACAGATCCGGCGAATAAAAATCTGGATTCAAGTATTATTTTAAAACATGCTCTTTCTATAATGAAAGATAAGCATTATGAGTTAGAAAATATTGATATAACTGTAATTGCACAGATTCCCAGGTTGTCACCGCATAAAAATGACATTCGAAACGCCCTTGCTCATCTACTAAATTTATCCAAAGACCACATTTCTTTAAAAGCCACAACAACAGAAAAAATGGATGATATAGGAAAGGGTCTGGGTATCAGTTGTTATGCTGTTGTTTTATTAAAAAAATTTTTACATAAGTTTCAATAG
- a CDS encoding class II aldolase/adducin family protein, whose product MDEGVVKFSYSHRRQNLSLGKQARNLINLRNSVFKKGYLAKREDGKASGSISIRSGKSNSFLISGKQTGEVFNFTEKHICLVESFNLEAFSLISKGETKPGSEALIHALLYSLDRNIQCVVHITEPRLVSYTEMNPYPSTVETYGTVELLEQIKLIIKNKAIQNSSGILLMKGHQDGILSFAKKEAEAIQQIEEIEKSILKQSSLTESGDVIS is encoded by the coding sequence ATGGATGAAGGCGTTGTAAAATTTTCCTATAGCCACAGAAGACAAAACCTTTCTCTCGGGAAGCAGGCGAGAAATCTTATTAACTTACGAAATTCAGTTTTTAAAAAAGGATACCTGGCGAAACGTGAAGATGGTAAAGCATCCGGCAGCATCAGTATCAGAAGCGGAAAGTCGAATTCATTTTTAATCAGTGGAAAACAAACCGGAGAAGTTTTTAATTTTACAGAAAAGCATATTTGTCTTGTAGAGTCTTTTAATCTGGAGGCTTTTTCTCTTATTTCGAAAGGAGAAACAAAACCCGGAAGTGAAGCCTTGATCCATGCTTTGCTGTACAGTCTGGATAGAAATATACAATGCGTGGTTCATATAACAGAACCAAGACTTGTTTCTTATACCGAAATGAATCCTTACCCATCCACAGTGGAAACCTACGGTACAGTAGAACTACTGGAACAAATCAAGCTTATCATTAAAAATAAAGCAATTCAGAATTCAAGTGGAATATTGCTTATGAAAGGTCATCAGGACGGAATTTTAAGTTTTGCTAAAAAGGAAGCAGAAGCAATACAACAAATAGAAGAAATCGAGAAATCCATCTTAAAACAAAGCTCTTTAACTGAGTCCGGAGATGTAATTAGCTAA
- a CDS encoding adenylate/guanylate cyclase domain-containing protein codes for MQELDIAYDLTMKNFFSLFIPGIRAKLSFFTAFFVILILSLVSTIYLRQQYDTLTESLDREITPLRKYTEKIVLDLENIASSWLLMEDFRNRLKARTRELKKYRRLTSRVVEKKSWFTKNVLGKLNTLSRNFIDTRDKRRYFYVDTYFSSYINAEKLALIEDNIKAQMRDINGVPISKNKFGEIQKLANKIVVVRNELEEEKEKLTELSFEIQDKDSKKFQEKQKKLSDKIQEYEKKLNDSLFLLNKEINDFFYKQQKESIEEMGLNTSLIRIQSFGMDETKVNFDTNIFDEEKLGVNASDFTSSGIIRDELEERVKTLDIKKLIQPESFSKEIKIEGKVYEIFFRPSLRNHVIAERARLLLLNLKKPSFSEIFINMLEQEEKLAAEFKTLSDKLRERLKELREKKKGKPSKDKDFRQYYSQYNKLLDEREKLYNKYFPLDKPGLSVRERKLYDAIHQLREVALYEYSILRFRYRSGLYKSYFRDKDFQNIALMKYNNIRKWIISASSETDIPSIKYNKTKIDTLEGGILSHSRSEIEEEMWRLDSQTLLGKGDSIDGLANTLFISNVAGFTRTIVDKTEGLSKIRSDIEKIVSNAGFVGITAIALAFLFSSVMVRNIRKLSRKAAIVGMGSLDVSFDIKSRDEIGSLSKTLTSMVTGLIERDKMKDALRKFVNPEIAEMVLKKELRLGGEKKNAAIFFSDIRSFTAISEALEPEEVVEFLNEYMTVMVKCINNTHGIVDKFIGDAIMATWGAAYSRGNDAENAIDAALTMRKELIKFNEGRGEAKKPIIKIGCGINFGPVIAGQIGSEERLEYTVIGDAVNLASRVEALNKPFGTDILITEDLYKLVSNNYRLEKMKAIKVKGKSAPQTIYAVLGRKDDESCPKSIQELRTLLKIETPKENKSGDEEEVKYEILE; via the coding sequence ATGCAAGAATTAGATATAGCATATGACCTAACTATGAAGAATTTTTTCTCTTTATTTATTCCCGGAATCAGAGCCAAACTATCTTTTTTTACAGCGTTTTTCGTGATCCTTATTTTGAGTCTCGTTTCAACCATTTATCTCAGGCAGCAATATGATACTCTAACAGAAAGTCTGGATAGAGAAATTACACCTCTTCGGAAATATACAGAAAAAATTGTTTTAGATCTGGAGAATATTGCATCGAGCTGGCTCTTAATGGAAGATTTTCGAAATCGATTGAAAGCCAGAACCAGGGAGCTTAAAAAATATAGGAGGCTAACCAGTCGGGTGGTAGAGAAAAAAAGTTGGTTTACTAAAAATGTCCTGGGTAAATTAAACACACTCAGTCGCAACTTTATTGACACTCGCGACAAAAGACGGTATTTCTATGTAGATACTTATTTTTCCTCTTATATAAATGCAGAAAAATTAGCCCTGATAGAAGATAATATCAAGGCACAGATGAGAGATATCAATGGAGTCCCCATCAGCAAGAATAAATTTGGTGAAATTCAAAAACTGGCGAACAAAATAGTGGTAGTACGTAATGAACTGGAAGAAGAAAAAGAGAAATTGACTGAATTAAGTTTTGAGATTCAGGACAAGGACTCCAAAAAATTTCAAGAGAAACAAAAGAAACTTTCAGATAAAATACAGGAATATGAAAAAAAATTAAATGATTCTCTGTTTCTGTTAAATAAGGAAATCAATGATTTCTTCTATAAGCAACAAAAAGAAAGTATTGAAGAAATGGGTTTAAATACGTCTCTTATTCGTATTCAATCATTTGGCATGGATGAAACCAAAGTAAATTTTGATACCAACATTTTTGATGAAGAAAAGTTAGGTGTTAATGCCTCCGATTTTACCAGTTCCGGTATAATACGGGATGAATTAGAAGAACGTGTAAAAACTCTTGATATAAAAAAACTAATTCAGCCTGAGTCTTTTTCTAAAGAAATTAAAATAGAGGGAAAGGTTTATGAAATATTCTTTCGACCTTCCTTACGAAATCATGTCATTGCCGAAAGGGCCAGATTGTTATTACTCAATTTAAAAAAACCTTCTTTCTCTGAAATATTTATAAACATGTTAGAACAAGAAGAGAAATTAGCTGCTGAATTTAAAACTCTCTCGGATAAGCTTCGTGAGCGCTTGAAAGAACTCAGAGAAAAAAAGAAAGGTAAGCCTTCAAAAGATAAAGATTTTCGTCAATATTATTCCCAATATAATAAGTTATTGGATGAGAGAGAAAAACTCTATAATAAATACTTTCCACTCGATAAACCCGGACTTTCCGTTCGGGAACGAAAACTATATGATGCGATTCATCAATTGAGAGAAGTGGCTCTTTATGAATATTCCATCTTGAGGTTTCGCTACCGTTCCGGTCTTTATAAAAGTTATTTTAGAGATAAAGATTTTCAAAATATAGCCTTAATGAAATATAACAACATACGTAAGTGGATTATTTCTGCCAGCTCTGAAACTGATATTCCAAGTATAAAATATAATAAAACGAAAATCGATACCCTCGAAGGCGGAATTCTTTCCCATAGTCGTTCGGAAATAGAAGAAGAAATGTGGCGTTTGGATAGCCAGACTTTACTCGGAAAAGGGGATTCTATAGATGGCCTGGCCAATACATTATTCATTAGTAATGTGGCTGGATTCACAAGAACGATTGTGGATAAAACAGAAGGTCTGTCTAAAATACGTTCCGATATTGAAAAAATTGTTTCGAATGCCGGGTTTGTCGGAATCACCGCTATAGCCCTCGCCTTTTTATTTTCTTCGGTTATGGTTCGAAATATTCGTAAACTCAGTCGTAAGGCTGCTATCGTGGGAATGGGTTCTTTAGATGTTAGTTTTGATATAAAAAGTAGAGATGAAATTGGCAGTTTAAGTAAAACCTTAACTTCTATGGTAACAGGTCTTATAGAACGAGATAAGATGAAAGATGCTCTTCGAAAATTTGTAAATCCTGAAATAGCAGAAATGGTATTAAAAAAGGAATTACGTCTGGGCGGAGAAAAGAAAAATGCGGCGATTTTCTTTTCGGATATTCGAAGTTTTACAGCTATTTCCGAGGCTCTAGAACCGGAAGAAGTCGTCGAATTCCTCAATGAGTATATGACGGTAATGGTAAAATGTATCAATAATACGCATGGAATCGTAGATAAATTTATCGGTGATGCAATTATGGCAACCTGGGGAGCCGCTTATTCACGGGGAAACGATGCAGAAAATGCTATCGATGCAGCTTTAACTATGAGAAAAGAGCTGATTAAATTTAATGAAGGAAGAGGTGAAGCCAAGAAACCCATTATAAAAATTGGTTGCGGCATTAACTTTGGCCCCGTCATCGCAGGACAAATTGGTTCTGAAGAACGTTTGGAATATACCGTTATTGGTGATGCAGTAAATCTCGCTTCCAGAGTAGAGGCATTGAATAAACCTTTTGGAACAGATATATTGATAACCGAAGATTTATATAAACTCGTTTCCAATAACTACAGACTGGAAAAAATGAAAGCCATTAAGGTAAAAGGGAAATCAGCTCCTCAGACTATTTACGCTGTTCTCGGAAGAAAAGACGATGAGAGCTGTCCTAAAAGCATTCAAGAACTAAGAACACTTCTAAAAATCGAAACTCCAAAAGAGAATAAAAGTGGAGATGAAGAAGAAGTGAAATATGAAATATTAGAGTAA
- a CDS encoding class I SAM-dependent methyltransferase, whose translation MGLWTKVSSQFGKPSGLLGKLAGLIMASRSSNIERSHWAVSMLNLQPTDRVLEIGFGPGIAIQKMSEIIQTGMIYGIDHSEVMLKQASKRNRDAISSDKVKLLLGQASNLPPFEKPLDKILDINSFQFWKNPVEDLKKIREHLKPEGMIALAHQPRKPGSTDEDALKAGKKFAEFLRQSGFKEVRIEKKSMSPVATVCVLGLK comes from the coding sequence ATGGGTCTCTGGACTAAAGTATCATCACAATTCGGAAAGCCTTCGGGCCTATTGGGAAAATTAGCCGGGTTAATTATGGCCAGTAGATCCTCAAATATTGAACGCAGTCACTGGGCCGTTTCCATGTTAAATTTACAACCGACGGATCGAGTTTTAGAAATAGGATTCGGACCAGGAATCGCCATTCAGAAGATGAGTGAGATTATACAAACCGGAATGATTTATGGTATTGATCATTCCGAAGTCATGCTGAAGCAGGCTTCCAAAAGAAATCGAGACGCTATATCTTCTGATAAAGTAAAACTATTATTAGGCCAGGCCTCAAACCTGCCTCCTTTTGAAAAACCTCTCGATAAAATTCTGGATATAAATTCTTTTCAATTCTGGAAAAATCCTGTTGAAGATTTAAAAAAGATAAGAGAACATCTAAAGCCGGAAGGAATGATTGCTTTAGCCCATCAACCCAGGAAACCCGGCTCAACAGACGAAGATGCCCTTAAAGCCGGAAAAAAATTTGCTGAGTTTTTAAGACAATCAGGATTTAAAGAAGTGAGGATTGAAAAAAAGAGCATGAGCCCTGTTGCTACTGTATGTGTGCTGGGACTGAAATAA
- a CDS encoding CAP domain-containing protein yields MRNHMRYIFLFFYILFLLKTEIISISAKENRDRLDDFENSILQEMNLLRMEPQKYLHILEKKKENSAKSFSDEKLAAIKEVISILKTVPPVQELSSSKGLVLAARDHAEDLGETKKIGHLGSDHSNPFQRMNRYGKWKRIAGENIVFGKKNSMDLVIKLLIDEENPGRLRRRNLLNTDYHFCGIACHPYKTDTYICVITYAGGYISRE; encoded by the coding sequence ATGAGAAATCATATGAGATATATCTTTTTATTTTTTTATATTCTTTTTTTACTTAAAACAGAGATTATCTCTATTTCTGCAAAAGAAAATAGGGATAGGCTGGATGATTTTGAAAATTCCATCCTGCAGGAGATGAATCTTCTCAGAATGGAGCCTCAAAAGTATCTTCATATTTTAGAAAAGAAGAAAGAAAATTCAGCAAAATCTTTTTCAGATGAAAAGTTAGCGGCGATAAAGGAAGTCATTAGTATTTTAAAAACAGTTCCCCCTGTACAGGAACTATCGAGTTCTAAAGGTCTGGTTCTTGCTGCCAGAGATCATGCTGAAGATCTGGGTGAAACAAAAAAAATAGGGCATTTGGGAAGTGACCATAGCAATCCATTTCAGAGAATGAACCGCTATGGTAAATGGAAGCGAATTGCAGGAGAAAATATTGTCTTCGGAAAAAAGAACTCTATGGATCTGGTTATAAAACTTTTAATCGATGAAGAAAACCCGGGTAGACTCAGAAGACGAAATTTATTGAACACGGACTATCATTTCTGTGGTATTGCCTGCCATCCGTACAAAACTGATACATATATCTGTGTGATTACCTATGCAGGTGGTTACATTAGCCGAGAGTAA
- a CDS encoding prolipoprotein diacylglyceryl transferase translates to MIDKIPIPNPFGWGGISTFSILLLIAFFTGSYLLPREYKRRGLKPEVADMVVFLGVLGTLVGAKVFFIFEIWDQIFVRIPGYSLFYPLTHWDGLPNQPGLWSSLFSGGGLVFYGGFIVGALFILLYFKKHSLPLAPYFDGMAPTMAIGYAIGRLGCFVSGDGCYGHYTDANIPILVFTFQGAHPSYVPVWNTPIMESFLSFLFFFYFQFYARYQNFKSYSLFFQYLFLHGTARLCIEFLRVNKAVIPFRNPPEMVNIPPSSQNEEFLKSYYWHGFSQSQYISLLLMLVSVFFILQLKLWKKEEAQSS, encoded by the coding sequence ATGATCGACAAAATTCCCATTCCCAATCCTTTCGGTTGGGGAGGCATCTCTACTTTTAGTATTCTTTTACTGATAGCTTTTTTTACCGGTTCTTACCTTTTACCCCGCGAGTATAAAAGAAGGGGCTTAAAACCCGAAGTCGCCGACATGGTCGTTTTTTTGGGAGTTCTCGGTACTCTGGTTGGAGCCAAGGTTTTTTTTATCTTTGAAATATGGGATCAAATATTTGTTAGGATCCCGGGTTACAGCCTTTTTTACCCGCTGACCCACTGGGACGGGCTTCCGAATCAACCCGGTTTATGGAGTTCTCTTTTTTCCGGAGGAGGTCTGGTTTTTTATGGAGGTTTTATTGTAGGAGCTCTTTTTATTTTACTCTACTTTAAAAAACATTCCCTGCCTCTTGCACCTTACTTCGATGGAATGGCTCCTACTATGGCCATAGGTTATGCTATCGGTCGACTGGGTTGTTTTGTTTCCGGGGATGGTTGCTACGGTCACTATACAGACGCAAATATCCCGATTCTTGTTTTTACCTTTCAGGGAGCACATCCATCTTACGTTCCGGTCTGGAATACGCCTATTATGGAATCCTTCCTTTCCTTTCTATTTTTCTTTTATTTTCAATTTTATGCCCGGTACCAGAATTTTAAAAGTTATAGTCTGTTTTTTCAGTATCTTTTTCTTCACGGTACAGCGAGGCTTTGTATTGAATTTTTACGGGTAAATAAAGCTGTAATTCCTTTCCGAAATCCTCCGGAAATGGTAAATATCCCACCTTCTTCCCAGAATGAAGAATTTCTAAAGTCTTACTACTGGCACGGCTTTTCACAGTCTCAGTATATTTCCCTGCTTTTAATGCTTGTAAGCGTATTTTTTATTCTTCAACTGAAACTCTGGAAAAAAGAGGAAGCCCAATCTTCTTAA